The genomic window AGGTGTTCAACGTCATGCTTCATTAAATCAAAGCACCTGATGACGCGCCGGAATTGATGCTCTCCGGAGCAATCACAAAGCCTGTCCTTGCCGTCCCTTGCGTCAGGTCTGGATCGCCAGGCACAAGCACATGCCGAAAACACCATCGCTCCAGAGCACCCAAACTCCATCCATGATGGACGAAAACCTGCGTTGAAACCCAATGCTCCCCCCCCTATTTTTCTGTTCTCTTGAAACCAATAATCCCAGCCCAGCCATGTCCTTCCCCATCACCCAACCCTCGTTCCCAGCTTCCCTGTCGACAAAAACCCCCTGTTCCCCATCTCACCCCTCCAGCCGAtgcccaaaacaccaaaaacAACCCTCCCATCCGCATCGCCATCCGCGCCGCTcccgtcctcgtcctcgtcctcctcgtcctcctccaccaccacaaAACACACCTGTTCCACCTCGCCCGGGTGCAGGACCGGCCTCTCCCCCTCGGCCCAGTTGCACCCCTCGCACCGCAGGCCTCGCTCCGCCTCCATGCCCACCTCCTCCAGCTGCATCACGTCCTGGCTGCAATTCTCCAGCTGCGCCTCCAGCACCCACCTcttcctgctgctgctgctgctgccgcccccCAGCAGCCCTACCTTTGTGCGCACCACCAGGCCAGCCTTGCACATGAACTGGTACAGCTTGCGGAACGTCCTCGTGCGCCCGCTCGTCTCGCTGGCCTCGTAGTAGCTCACCGTCACGGCGAGCACATGGTTCCCCTCCTCCTTGAGGTCAAACGACACCACCCTCTGCAGGGTCTCGCCCGCGGCCAGGTCCGCCGGCGCGCCGCTGGCCAGGGGCAGCCTGTGCGcggggccggggccgggcGTCTTCATCTCGGCGTCGATGCGCACGTCGCGGATATGcttggccggcggcggcgacggtgatggcgacgacgaggacgaggatgtcGTCGTGAGGTCATTGTTCGCGCAGAGCGTGCAGCTAAACGTCTCGCCGACGTACGCTGACCCAAAGGACACGGGGAGGTTGAGGATCGGGCTGAGCAGGAAGGGTGCCGGGTTCGTAGACGGCGTTTTGTAGGACAGGCTAGACGGGAGGAAGGCCTCCTTTGTAGCGGGGAGCGGGGAGCTCGGATACTGCGGTACGAGGGCCGGTCGTGACAGTCTAGAtgcgtttttttttagcgGTTGCGCCGGCGGGGATGAATGAAACAGGAGAAGGGGCCGTACCGGAGGACTTTGACGGAGACGGAGTGCGGCTCCTTGACGGGGTCGTGGGATGGGTATCGCTGGTGGCTCATTGTGCCCGATTGGTGCCGCTGTGATGATTTTGGCCGTTGTGGTGTTGAAGCAAGTTGGCGAAGCTCGAGCTTGATGGTGGGACGCGCTGCTTATCGATAGAACGGGGGCTGGCGACGTCATTTTTGCATGGCTGGGCAAACACGTGTGATGATGGACATGGGGAATTGACAACAGTACGATTGTTCCATGACTTCACAAAGTCCCATCTTTTTTATACACGAATATATGAATCTCTTGTTATTCAAATAGCTGCTACGGTttctcgcctcgcctcgcctcgctGGGGGCGCTGCAATTGATGCACGTGCAGCGCACCTGTACGTACGTGCCTACATCGTCTACATCTGTCCACACGGCGGTCAATATGTAGTCCAGCACGTTGCACTCACATTTGTCAATTCACTacgtcttcgtcttctcaAAAGCCCCAAATTGTCCAGCGCGACGCCACAGTCAAAAAGAACTACTAGTAGGCATATCAGCAATTCTGAACGGGTTCGCAACcctcccaaaaaaaaaatacgaGTGTTTTTCCCTAGCAGCAACAAGTTTATCCATACACTACATCGTTGGAATATTTTCATAGTCCTGGTGGAGGGGGGACCTAGGAATCGTCAACGGGCGTTAATGCCTTTTGTAATCAACATGGGCACGACTTACAGCGCTGTAGCTGCCACCTGGTGGCGATCCtgatggcggcggaggaggaggggcgGCACTGGGTggcggtggaggaggaggagctgcttcgctcggcggcggaggaggtggTGATGCCGATGTTGAGGCCACGGCTTGACCTGGAGCACCGgctgcttgggcttgggttGCTTGAGCTCCGTAGTATTGTTGATACAGGGCAACATAGCTATCATGGTCAATTTGTCAATTCCCGATTTCTTGGGACGTGGGAACTTACTTGGCGTAGCCGCCATATGCAGCATATGGATCGGCACCGCCGTAGTACTGAGCGTATTGAGCGGCATAGTCGGCTGCATTTGTTGCCGGGCTGTTAGCACCGTGAGCTGGACTGTTGGTCGAGGCATTCTGGTCCTGGCCATATCGGTCCTGGCCATATCCCCCATACGATTGGTTGCCTCGGTCGTGATGACGGTCGTTTCCTCCTCGGTACCGGTCCCCTCCATGTTGGCCACCTCGGTCATTGTAACGGGGCGGTCGGGACTTGAACTCGTCATATTGCTCCTTGACATTGGCAACCAGGTCTTCGCAAAGTTCCTTGGCTTTTTCAACCATGCCGGCATCGGGGCCACTGTGGCTGGTTAGCAACAACATGCATGCATCACTTGATAAGAAAGTAGCCTGTACATACGCAACGTGCAAGTACATGTCTTCGTCACTCTCTCGATTGGTAGCACCCTCGAGATAGCCAGATCCACGGCCTTTGATCTGTACACGGCACCCCGTTTCCTGCTGGATGTGCTTCACATATGACCCGCCGTGGCCAACGATTTGCGCCCTCAAGTTGAACCCTGGAATCGGCTCGAGATCAATGGGGATCCTCTCTTCGGGCCATTTCCGCTATACAAGTGTTAgtggccaagaagcaaacCACGACTGCGGTGGGATTGCTGGCACGATGCTTACTCGTCCTCCATGCTCACGCTCCCGTTCACGCTCAGGTTCCGGCTGCTCCTGGTCTCGTCGGCGGAATCGTCGTTCATCAACCAGTTGCGGCAGTTCTTGCTTGATGAGTTCGTTGATCTTGGCAACAGCGGCCTCGAGGCCTGATTTGGTAGTGCTGGTAATGTGAAGGTAGAGCGGTGGGTTCTAAATACACATGTTGGCGGTCGCGCTCCCACGACACCATTTGACATTACAAAAACTTACAGCAGCGGTGGACATGGCCTTATTAGGGTAGTAATTGCCCCGAGTAGTAATATCTTGTAAAGGTCAACCTATGTCCAACGAAAAGCAAGTTTAAGTGAGAGGCGATTCGTACCAGCTCCGGTTTCTTCACCAATCTATAATCAAGCGGGAGTCAGTAGGAGAAAAGACGAGGGGGTTACTGGCGAGCTACCATGCCAGGTGTAAGCAGGATATCCCTAATGCAAATCGGCGTCCCAGGTGAACGGGAGTTCGCCAGCAGTTGGTAAatctgaagaagaagaaaagataTGTGAAAAAAAGCAAGTAaatatttacctttttctGTGTAGAACTCTTGGTGACTAAGTAGCGATTTCGCAGGTCATTGACCTCGATGTCTTGAATGTAGTCGCCATCAGCGGTGTACATTTCCTTGCTAACAGAATGCGGCTTTGCTTGTCCCGACTGCCCATCGTTAGCATCGGCGGACTGGATTGGCGGTACATCGACATGTTGAATGCCCTTTCGAGCTTGGAGCGAGGCATTGATtcgagcggcggcggcagctgcaAAGGTCATTAGCACCCGGGTTGGTTCCAGGAAGGCTGTGAGCTATTCGCGATATTCAACCTTGAAATGCAAGGGGGTTATAACATAccggctgccgctgctgcatcAACTGGTGACCCTTTTGCGTCCGACGAACTATCGTGACCGAGGGGGCTGCGATCTCTGCCTTCGGGTCGACGGCTTGGTGGAGAGCGCGAGCGGCGGTCGAATCTCGAGGCCCTCTTTGGCTCAGGTTCTGTTTGGTCAAACCGGGACCTCTTGGCTGTTCGCCGTTCGGAATCCTCCATGGTGGAAGCTAAGGATGGGCGACTCGAACGAGGCGCTCAAAGTTGATTGGGAAATGGGCCGTCTTTTCACAGACAGAGCGCGGACGTATGTATGCGAATCAGGACAACACTTCGGAAGGCGTCGATTGGCCCTTGATGCAAAATAAGATACTCGCGTGGTCGTCGCTCGACTGTAGCAATGTCAGGTGCATGCACAAGTCGGGCGCAAACCAACTTGCAGGTTGGTCGCGATGCTGAGGTTGAGGCGCTGCTCTCGGCACGGCAGAAAATTGTACATGGGACCAACATTAACGAGACAcgattggcggcggcagcgccTGAACGTGGTACTTACCTAAGGCGGTAGGGCGGACACCTGTTACCAGACGGCACAATTTGGTGCAAGGGCTGTGCAGACTGTGCAGGTGGCGCAGTGCATGTTCAGGGAGAGTTAAGAGTGTGCAAGTGCTCAGTACGACATTTGGCCAAATCATTGGTTCATATTCCGATTAATCCATGTTCAACGAATACTACATTCAAAAACACACCTCTACACTCAATTTCAGAATCCTGGGGAACATTAGAGCCGCAGCCGTGGTGTCGTGTTAGAATTAGAACAAGTCTTGGCTCGGAACGGTTTGGCGTCATGTAACTCATGTTCCAGCCTTGGATGTTGAGAAACACGATTGGGATGAATTGATTCGCGGCTTGCCCCATCAGCTGTACGGGTTTTTGTTTAAAACACAGCAGTTGTCCATCTCAGTTAGAAACCAATCGGTCTGAGGCTCAATCCCATCTCCAGGCCGAGTCAGCTCTTGAAGTCATGTAGCAGCCGACCTACCTGTCGATTCCAGGCGCATTTGCAGCCCAGATGTCTGGCTACTGTGAGATGTACTGCCAGGTATGTACTCCAGTATACTATTTGTGTATTCTTCTCAAAAAGCAAATATTCTGCCATGAGTATGTACTTTGTAATAAATTCCACCGAATGCATGTTCCCCGGGTTGTGGAGGTGTGCCAGCCATTTTCGCACTGTATCTCCGCCAATCAGCTTCCCCCATACCCCAGTCCTTCACCTCCGGTCTTTCGGAGGAC from Metarhizium brunneum chromosome 2, complete sequence includes these protein-coding regions:
- the trappc13 gene encoding Trafficking protein particle complex subunit 13 encodes the protein MSHQRYPSHDPVKEPHSVSVKVLRLSRPALVPQYPSSPLPATKEAFLPSSLSYKTPSTNPAPFLLSPILNLPVSFGSAYVGETFSCTLCANNDLTTTSSSSSSPSPSPPPAKHIRDVRIDAEMKTPGPGPAHRLPLASGAPADLAAGETLQRVVSFDLKEEGNHVLAVTVSYYEASETSGRTRTFRKLYQFMCKAGLVVRTKVGLLGGGSSSSSRKRWVLEAQLENCSQDVMQLEEVGMEAERGLRCEGCNWAEGERPVLHPGEVEQVCFVVVEEDEEDEDEDGSGADGDADGRVVFGVLGIGWRGEMGNRGFLSTGKLGTRVG